Genomic segment of Aulosira sp. FACHB-615:
GTTGGTAGGTTTAGGTTTAGTGGTTTTCTTGGTTGTGGTAGATTTGGGCTTGGTGGTTTTGGACTTGGGCTTAGTCTGTTGCACAACGGAAGCTGCTGGCGGCAACAGCTTGAGTGAGGGGAACGGAAGTACAACAGCTTGGGGCAGTATTGGGGTTGGTTGGATTTCTGTGGGGAGATCCCAAGGGTCGGGCAGTTGCGCGGACTGCTCTTGCCAAGGGTCATCTGTTAGCACGAACTCTGGTGTAGCGATTGGTTGTGCTGGTACTGGTGTGGTTGGTGTTGTTGGTGTTGTAGCGAGTAGTTCTGGCACTAAAGATGCGTCAAGCTTCTGGATTTTTGATGCGGTGTAAGCTTTATGTGCTTGAGCGAGAACGCTGTTAACTGTGTCTATCACAATAACGGTGACGAAGCTCATAACAACGATTTCGATAGCGTAGGTTAGTGTGGATTGTAGAGTTTCCATTGTTTTTCTCCTGAAGTACGAGAGAGTTTTCAATGGCAACTAGCGAAGCGTTTTAACATAACGCGAAAGTCCCTACCTTCAGCGAAGCAAGGTAGGGATGAATAGCGGGTTACGACGATTGCATACCTGGCCAAAATCAACCACAAGGTTGATAAGGGAATGGTATGTATGAGGAGTAATCAATCAATCTTCTGGTGTTTCTTGAGATTGTATATATTGCTTGATTCTCTCGATTGGTGCGCCACCAGTAGAAGCAACATAATATGAACTAGACCAAAATACAGGTTTTCTATAAAAAGTAGATAAATGTTCTGAAAATTCTTTTTGGATAACTCTACTAGACGCTGATTTTAGACTACCCACAAGAGCAGATAGATTGTTATCAGGATGAAAGTCAATTAGTAAATGAACATGGTCTATTTCACCAGAAAACTCGATTAGTCTGCATTTGGTTTTGATACAGACATTAGCAAATATTTCATGCAACCGTTCCAAAATTGGCGCGGTTATTGTTTTGCGTCTGTACTTGGCCACAAACACAAGATGTAGGTGAATAGAGAAAACTGAATGAGAACCCTTTCTGGGAACCACTTGACAAGCCTATACATCAACTCTAATATCATAGAACAAATCAAAAAAGGAGGCAAATAAATCAGTGGCTACAAGGCGAATGACTTTTCGGTTATACCCAAACAAACAAATAGAACAGTCTTTGAGGTATCACCGAAAGTTACACAAAGACTTGTACAACGCTGCTGTTTATAACAGATTTACTCAATATCAAAAATTCAATCATTCTGTTAGCTATTTCGAGCAACAGAATTGTTTACCAGCATTCAAAGATGTTTGGATAGAGTACAAAGAAATAAATTCTCAATCTCTACAAGCTACTTTGAAACGTGTTGATTATGCCTTTGAGCGTTGGTTCAAAGGTTTAGGTAAGCGTCCACGATTCAAATCAATTCGTCATTATTCAGGTTGGACTTATCCAGCTAAATCAGGCTATTCTGTAGAGTCTGATGGTGAAAATGGTTATTTGAATTTGTTTAAAATTGGGCGTGTTCAGATGCGAGGACAGGCTAAGTATTGGGGAACTCCTACTACTTGCACAATCGTTTTTCGTAACGGTAAATGGTACGCCTCTATTACGGTTGATGTCTTAGACCAAACTCTTAAACCTGAAATCCTACCAGTTGGCGCAATTGGGATAGATTTAGGTTGTAATTCAGCATTATCAATTACCGATGGTGAAAATCATCAACAAATTGATGCTCCTAAATTCTTGAGGAATTCTGAACAACTAATTAAAAAAGCTTCCAAAACTAAAAGACGGAAGCAAGCGCCAAATAAAAATAAAAAAATCAAAGCTTCTAGAAGATGGAAAAAAGCCCAATCTAAGGTTAGTAAGCTAACTCGTAAAGTTGCTAATCAGCGTCAAAATTGGGTACATCAAGTTGCATCAGAAATAGTAAGCAGTAATAGCTTCGTTGCAACTGAAAAGCTAGAAGTCAAAAACATGACTAGTAAGGCTAAAAAAGGTAAACGCAAAAAGCAAAAAGCAGGTTTGAATAAGTCAATACTAGATGTAGGTTTTGGAATGCTACGCAGTACCATCAAATACAAAGTAGAGCAAATTGGTGGTGTGTTTGTGGAAGTTCCTACCAAGAAAGTAAAGCCTAGTCAAACTTGCCCAAAATGTGGTCATCAGCACAAAAAGACGCTTGATATTAGAGTTCACGATTGTGGCGTTTGTGGATATGTGCAAGACCGTGATATTGCTGCTGCTGAAGTAATGCTTTACTGGGCTAAAGGGAGCCACTGCGGTCTTGGGGTCTCCCCAAGTGGAGCAAGTGGCGTTAATCTGACGGAGCTAGGAACTAGCTTCGTAGACGCTGATGTCACTGGCTCTACTTCACGCACCCGTAAACAAGCGGGAAGCATGAAGCAACTAGGACAAATGAAGCGTCAAAAACCTAAATCTACTGGTCTGGTTTCAGAAACCCAGACCTCAACGAAGTAGGTCTGGGTAGTTCATCTGGATGCTTATGAGAGATTAGTCAGTAGCAAAAGATTTGGTCAGAAATTTTAGGTGTAGAGGATTGAATTTGTACCTAGTTGATACTCACTCTCAAATTTGGCGTAGTCAAAAGGAGAAATTGCTCTACAAACTTGTAGTGATAACTCAATACGGTTCAGCTAGAGCAGCAGGAGCCTCAGAGCATAATCTCTGATTTGGTGTGAGAGGAATGCGCGTGAGTTGAGGAGTGCTGTTTGAGTGATGCCGAATGCAATAAGGCAAGAGAGAGCAGCAACGACAAAACGAACTATCTCTCAGGCAATGAACGAATGAACTCTCGAATCACATCCGTCTGGGATCTGCCAACTGTTTTGCAATATCGGTCTAATATTTCCTTCTCTTGTTTTGGGAGTCGAATGTTCACAGATTCTTTGCTGGTCATGATTATAATGTATTGCAGATTGCGATACAATGATAGTATGAAATACACCTACCAGTACAAAGCAATTCCAACCACTGACCAGAAGCTAGAGTTAAATCATTGGCTGCGGATTTGCCAATATTGGTACAACCGTCAATTAGCTAGAACAGCAAGAAGCCTCACACCTACCCGGAGGGAGGTGTTGAGATGAATTGCGAGTGAGTTGACGACAGTTCTCCGACCAATGCGACAGCGTTCGCGTAGCGTCTCGTAGAGAGGAAGGAGAACATGGAGGAAACGAGCAAAATATTTTATTTCGGGTCAGGTAATGTATCAATTAATTCTTCAATAACCTGAGTTACCGTTTTATCTTTATTTGCAGCATACTGCCTGACTTTGTTTAACCTGCGGTCGCTTAATCTAACGTGTAAATCTTTTTTTGGCATTTGTGTACACAACGCGAACATATTTATGTTATCATATTCATAACGCAATGTAATAAACAAATGAGGACAGCATATCAATACAGACTACGCCCAACAAAACAACAAACAACAGAAATAGACAGATGGCTGTCTATGATGTGCGCTCAATATAATTACTTGTTGGCTGATAGATTTAATTGGTATGAGCAAAATCGTTGTCCAGTTAATG
This window contains:
- the tnpA gene encoding IS200/IS605 family transposase, with the protein product MVPRKGSHSVFSIHLHLVFVAKYRRKTITAPILERLHEIFANVCIKTKCRLIEFSGEIDHVHLLIDFHPDNNLSALVGSLKSASSRVIQKEFSEHLSTFYRKPVFWSSSYYVASTGGAPIERIKQYIQSQETPED
- a CDS encoding RNA-guided endonuclease TnpB family protein, which gives rise to MTFRLYPNKQIEQSLRYHRKLHKDLYNAAVYNRFTQYQKFNHSVSYFEQQNCLPAFKDVWIEYKEINSQSLQATLKRVDYAFERWFKGLGKRPRFKSIRHYSGWTYPAKSGYSVESDGENGYLNLFKIGRVQMRGQAKYWGTPTTCTIVFRNGKWYASITVDVLDQTLKPEILPVGAIGIDLGCNSALSITDGENHQQIDAPKFLRNSEQLIKKASKTKRRKQAPNKNKKIKASRRWKKAQSKVSKLTRKVANQRQNWVHQVASEIVSSNSFVATEKLEVKNMTSKAKKGKRKKQKAGLNKSILDVGFGMLRSTIKYKVEQIGGVFVEVPTKKVKPSQTCPKCGHQHKKTLDIRVHDCGVCGYVQDRDIAAAEVMLYWAKGSHCGLGVSPSGASGVNLTELGTSFVDADVTGSTSRTRKQAGSMKQLGQMKRQKPKSTGLVSETQTSTK
- a CDS encoding ribbon-helix-helix protein, CopG family, with the translated sequence MTSKESVNIRLPKQEKEILDRYCKTVGRSQTDVIREFIRSLPER
- a CDS encoding helix-turn-helix domain-containing protein → MKYTYQYKAIPTTDQKLELNHWLRICQYWYNRQLARTARSLTPTRREVLR